The following coding sequences are from one Zonotrichia albicollis isolate bZonAlb1 chromosome 13, bZonAlb1.hap1, whole genome shotgun sequence window:
- the MMP15 gene encoding matrix metalloproteinase-15 translates to MAGGGGAPWRAGGRLPPLVVLLVLLAGAAGEEINAEAWLRLYGYLPQPSRRMSTMRSAQTFSAALAEMQKFYGITVTGVLDEETKAWMKRPRCGVPDQFGARMKSNMRRKRYALTGRRWSQSHLTFSIQNYTEKLGRYHSHEAVRRAFRVWEQATPLVFREVAYEDIRQKRKKEADIMVLFASGFHGDSSPFDGLGGFLAHAYFPGPGMGGDTHFDLDEPWTLENADVSGNNLFLVAVHELGHSLGLEHSSNPSAIMAPFYQWMDTENFQLPEDDLKGIQQLYGTADGHPQPTKPLPTVTPRRPGRPDQRPPKPPPPGKPDRPPKPGSPDRPDQYGPDICDGDFDTVAVLRGEMFVFKGRWFWRVRHNRVLDNYPMPIGHFWRGLPGDIDAAYERHDGRFVFFKGDRYWLFREANLEPGYPQPLVTYGQGIPYDSIDTAVWWEPTGHTFFFRGDRYWRFNEDTRSVDPGYPKPISVWVGIPPSPKGAFLSPDASSTYFYRGTKYWKFDNERLKTEPGYPKSILRDFMGCHTELVPDPNPRWPDVDRPPFNPDGDGGTEGEEEEEEDEDYNEGDGQPGRDVDVVVQIDEYTRTMSVVMVLVLLVLLLCILGLIYVIVQMQRKGAPRMLLYCKRSLQEWV, encoded by the exons ATGGCAGGAGGGGGCGGCGCCCCctggcgggcgggcgggcgcctCCCGCCGCTcgtggtgctgctggtgctgctggcgggggcggcgggcgagGAGATCAACGCCGAG GCATGGCTGCGGCTCTATGGGTACCTGCCGCAGCCCAGCCGCCGCATGTCCACCATGCGCTCGGCCCAGACCTTCTCCGCCGCGCTCGCCGAGATGCAGAAGTTCTACGGCATCACCGTCACCGGCGTCCTGGACGAGGAGACCAAGGC GTGGATGAAGCGTCCCCGCTGTGGGGTCCCGGATCAGTTTGGAGCACGGATGAAGTCCAACATGCGTCGGAAGCGGTACGCGCTGACAGGGCGGCGCTGGAGCCAGAGCCACCTCACCTTCAG CATCCAAAACTACACGGAGAAGCTGGGTCGGTACCACTCGCACGAGGCTGTCCGACGAGCTTTCCGCGTGTGGGAGCAAGCCACGCCGCTGGTGTTCCGGGAGGTGGCCTACGAGGACATCCggcagaagaggaagaaggaggctGACATCATGGTGCTCTTTGCCTCTGGATTCCATGGAGACAGCTCTCCCTTTGATGgccttgggggatttttggctCATGCCTATTTTCCTGGCCCTGGTATGGGGGGGGACACACATTTCGACTTGGATGAGCCCTGGACGCTGGAGAATGCAGATGTGTCTG GGAACAACCTTTTCCTGGTGGCTGTGCACGAGCTGGGGCACTCGCTGGGCCTGGAGCACTCCAGCAACCCCAGTGCTATCATGGCACCCTTCTACCAGTGGATGGACACAGAGAACTTCCAGCTGCCCGAGGATGACCTCAAGGGCATCCAGCAGCTCTACG GTACCGCAGATGGGCACCCTCAGCCCACCAAGCCTTTGCCCACCGTGACACCCCGGAGACCTGGCAGGCCAGACCAGAGACCCCCTAAACCTCCCCCTCCAGGGAAGCCAGACCGACCCCCCAAACCTGGCAGCCCAGACCGACCTGACCAGTACGGCCCCGACATCTGCGATGGGGACTTTGACACGGTGGCGGTGCTGCGTGGGGAGATGTTTGTATTCAAG GGCCGGTGGTTCTGGAGGGTCCGGCACAACCGGGTGCTGGACAATTACCCCATGCCCATCGGACACTTCTGGCGGGGCCTCCCTGGGGACATTGATGCTGCCTACGAGAGGCATGACGGGAGGTTTGTCTTCTTTAAAG GTGACCGGTACTGGCTCTTCCGAGAAGCCAACCTGGAGCCTGGGTACCCACAGCCCCTGGTCACCTACGGGCAGGGCATCCCCTACGACAGCATCGACACGGCCGTCTGGTGGGAACCCACGGGACACACCTTCTTCTTCCGTGGGGACAG ATACTGGCGCTTCAATGAGGACACGCGCTCGGTGGACCCTGGGTACCCAAAGCCCATCTCTGTCTGGGTGGGCATCCCCCCCTCACCCAAGGGAGCCTTCCTCAGCCCGGATGCCT CCTCCACCTACTTCTACAGAGGCACAAAGTACTGGAAGTTTGACAATGAGCGTCTCAAGACCGAGCCAGGctatcccaaatccatcctacGGGACTTCATGGGCTGTCACACAGAGCTGGTCCCAGACCCCAATCCCCGCTGGCCCGATGTGGACCGACCCCCCTTCAACCCTGATGGGGATGGGGGGACTgaaggtgaggaggaggaagaggaagatgaggatTACAACGAGGGAGATggccagccaggcagggacgTGGACGTGGTGGTGCAGATCGACGAGTACACACGCACCATGAGCGTGGTcatggtgctggtgctgctggtgctgctgctctgcatcctGGGCCTCATCTACGTCATCGTCCAGATGCAGAGGAAGGGCGCGCCCCGAATGCTCCTGTACTGCAAGCGCTCCTTGCAGGAGTGGGTCTGA